In Pseudomonas sp. PDNC002, the DNA window CCGACCTCGATGGCGTGGCGTTTCTCAGCGGACATCTCGCGAGGCGGATTGACCACCGCCGCCAGGTGGACGATGGCGTCCGGGCGCCATTGCTCGACGCAGGCATTCACCTGCGCGGCTACGCCCAAGTCCAGCGGAACCGGCTCGATGTTCGGGCGCAGGCCCTGGGTGTTGATACGTCGCACATCCCCGGCGATCAAACTCCAGTCCAGGTGCTGCACCGCCAATTCACTGAGCAGGCTCTGCCCCAGGAAACCGGCGGCGCCGGTAATCAGGACACGCATGAAACCTCCAGATCGCTCGGCACGAATCGAACGACGGGTCCGTTGATCGGGGTGGGTGATTGGAGCGTAGTTCCGCCACGCCAGCACCGACAGTGACCAGGCAAGCCAGAGCCATGACCAAAGATGCCACCGACTTAGGTTGAACGCGGTGGGTTCGTGCCGGTCAATCCGCTATCCTCACGGCTTTGCGTTCAGGCTCTGTGCTCATGCGTTGGTTGTTCCTCCCCCTGCTGTCCCTCCTGCTCAGTGCCTGGTCCCATGCCGACCAGCGCCAGACGGTCGAGGCCTATCAGCTGGAAAACGGCATGGGCGTGCTGTTCAAGCCCACCCGCGAGAAGGGCCACGTCTCGATCCGCCTGATCGTCGGCGTCGGTTTCAGCGATTTCGCCTGCGCCCAGCGGCAGTTGCCGCACCTGATGGAGCACCTGTTCTTCAGCGGCCTGGATGGCGGCGATGAGGCCGATCTCGAGGCGCGCATGCAGGCGCTGGGCGGCCAGTGGAACGCCTACACCAGCGAGGGCGACACCGCCTTCGTCGTCGAATCCCCCGCCAGCACGCAGCGCCAGGTCCTCGACCTGTTGCTGGAGATCATCACGCGCACCCAGCTGGACAACCGCAAGATCGAGTCCACCAAGCAGGTGCTGGTGCGCGAGGATGGCGGGCACTACTCGCATCTGCAGCGTTGGCTCGACCACCAGAACGTCAGCCGTGCCGGGCAAGAGCAACTGGCCGTCGAGCTAGGCCTGTCCTGCGCCGAGCGCGCACCTGTGGATAACCTCACCCAGGCGCAGTTGGAGCAGTTGCGCAAGGACTGGTACGTGCCCAGCAACATGACGCTGATCATCGTTGGCGACCTCGATCCGCGCCTGCCGGTCTACCTGAGCCGCACCTATGGCGCCCTGGTCGACCACGACACACCGGAGCGTCGCGACCTGCCGGAGATGAAGGGCACCGCCGAGCGCGAGCGCAGCCTGACCACCGGCCTGTTCGGCGAGAGCGCGGTGCTGCACTGGATTTTCCCCGAACCGGCAGACGCCGACGGCGCCGCGCTCGATCTGCTGCAGGCCTACCTGAACGATGCGCTGTACACCGAACTGCGCGTGCGCCGCGAACTGTCCTACGGCCCGTGGAGCGAACGCACGGCCTGGGCTAACCAGGGATTCCTCAGCCTCAATGCCGACGTCGAGCGCGAAGACCAGCAGGTCACCCAGCGGGCGATGCGGGAGCTTGTGGACAAGATTCGCCACGACGGCCTCGACCCGCAACGCTTCGCGCGCATCCAGCGCGTGGCACGGGCGCAACTGGCCTGGAGCACGCCGGGCAACTCGACGTTGGCGGACTATTACTGGGGCGCCCTGGCGGACTTCGATGACGGCCACTTCCCCGACGAGGACAAACGCCTGGCCAAGGTCAGCCTGAAGCAGGCCAATGCGGTGGCGCAGCAAGTGTTCAAGGACGAAGGCTATCTGCGGATCGAGAAGCCGCTGCTGGATGACGACATGGTCTATCCACTGGCAGCGCTGGGCGCGCTGCTGCTCGCAGGCTTGATCGGACTGGCGCTGTGGCGCCGGCGAGGCTGAGGCCCCGCCGGTACCGGGTCATGCCTCAGAGTGCGAGGCGGCGGATCACCTGGCAGGAGTCGTCCGGATCGACCTGCGCACGGAAGCCCAGTTCACGCGCCATGTCGCGCATGTCGCGGTCCATGGACGAATCGATCGAATACATCTGCGCGAAGCCATTGCGCTTGGCCACGTCGATCAGGTGGCGCATCAGCGCGAGGCCCAGACCCAACTGCTTAAAGTCGTCGGCAACGGTCACCGCGCATTCGCACTGCTGGTTATCCACAGCCGCGTAACGGCTGATGCCGACTTCGCGCAGCTCGCCGTCCACGTGGGTCAGGGCGATAAAGGCCATGGTGGTCTGGTAATCCACATCCATCAGGCGATCGAGGAGCTTGTCGTCGATCTTCACTTCCCCGTGGAAGCGGAACTTGCGGGTCATGGGCGACAGGCGCTCGAGGAACAGACGCTCGCGCTCACGGTCTTCCGAGCGCAGCGGGCGGATCAGCACATGGCTGCCGTCGTCGAGGGTTTCTATCCAGTGATCGGCGCCAGCAGCCCCGAGGGCTGCAAGCTCGGCGGTGGGGTTGGGGATCATGACGCGTTCTCCGCAGGAGAAGAGGGATTGGGTTGACTCTATCCTTCTCCCGCGGTGGCCGGGCGGGCCTGACTTGAGTCAATGCCGCCCGGAACAGTGCTGGGGCAGAACGTCGCAGCTGTCAGGCACTCGCGGCGGACAATGCGCCTTCGCGCACGCGCGCGCCCTTGCGGAACAACACCAGGGTGGCGAGCAGGCCGAGTGCCGCTGCGCCGCTGAGCCAGATACCCGGCGCGGCCTTGTTGTCCAGGGTGTGGATAAGCCAGGTGCAGACCGCCGGAGTGAAGCCGCCGAAGGTGGCCGTGGCGAGGCTGTAGGCCAGGGAGAAACCGGTGGTGCGCACGTCGGCCGGCATCACTTCGGTCAGCGCGACGACCATGGCGCCGTTGTAGCTGCCATAGAGGAAGGACAGCCACAGCTCCACTTCCAGCAGGCGCGCGAAGCTCGGCTCGGCCACCAGCCAGGACAGCATCGGATACGCGGTGACCAGCGCCAGCACAGTGGCCGCCAGCAGCAACGGCTTGCGCCCAATGCGGTCGGATAGCGCCCCCATCACCGGCAGCCAGATGAAGTTGGACAGGCCGATGCACATGGTCACCAGCAGACTGTCGAAGTCCGACAGGTGCAGCTCGTTCTTGCCGAAGGTCGGGGTGTAGGCGGTGATCAGGTAGAACGACACGGTGGTCATCACCACCATCGCGGTACCGGCCAGCACCAGGCCGAAGTTCTGGCCGATGGAGCGCAGCACTTCCGTGAGGCTCGGGCGATGCTTGCGCTTCTGGAACTCCGGTGTCTCCTCCAGGGAACGGCGAATGATGAACAGCGCCGGGACGATCAGGCAGCCAACGAAGAAGGGGACGCGCCAGCCCCACTCGCCCATGTCCTGGGGACTGAGCCAGTGGTTGAGGATCACGCCCAGCAGCCCGGCGAAGACCACCGCGACCTGTTGGCTCGCGGACTGCCAGCTGACGAAGAAGCCGCGTTTTCCGGGAGTGGCGATTTCGGCGAGGTACACCGACACCCCGCCCAGCTCGACGCCGGCGGAGAAGCCCTGCAGCAGGCGGCCCAGCAGCACCAGCAACGGCGCGGCGACACCCAGGGTGCCGTAGCCGGGGACGAAGGCAATCAGCAGGGTGCCCATGGCCATCAGGCCCAGGGTGATGATCAGGCCCTGGCGGCGACCGTGGCGGTCGATGTAGGCGCCGAGGAAGATCGCGCCCAGCGGGCGCATCAGGAAGCCGGCGCCGAAGGTCGCCAGCGACAGCATCAGGGAGGCGAAGGGGTCGTCGCCGGGAAAGAAGGTCTTGGCGATGGCGGTGGCATAGAAGCCATACACCATGAAATCGTACATCTCGAGGAAGTTGCCGCTCACCACTCGGAAGACGGCTTTGGCTTTGGAATTGTTCGAGGCCATGGGGACATCACTCAGGCTGACACACAGGGAATTTCCGCGGAGGAAATCGACTGCCACCGCTCCAGCCAGGCAGGCAACGGACGGCGCGCTTATTTGTAACCCTATGTGTAAACGCCTCGTTCAGACAATCAAAAACTGCCTGAAAGGCCCGAATTTACTGGCTTTGAAAGGTTCGTGAAAGCTTCGCGACAGTTCGTCGGATTTAAACCACTCCCGGCGCCGAATGTGTACTCCGTTATGCAAAGAACCAGTAGCAGACACCGATCGACGCCAACACGCCGGCCAGGTCCGCGAGCAGTGCACACCCCACCGCATGACGGGCGCGCTGGATGCCGACCGCGCCGAAATACACCGCCAGCACATAGAAGGTCGTCTCGGTGCTGCCCTGCACGGTCGCCGCCACCAGCGCGGGGAAGCTGTCCACGCCATGGGATTGCATGGTTTCCAGCAGCATCGCCCGCGCCGCACTGCCGGAGAACGGCTTGACCAGCGCGGTGGGCAGTGCGTCGACGAAGCGGGTATCCCAGCCGACGCCTTCGACCAGCCAGCGAATCCCGCCGAGCGCCATTTCCAGCGCACCGGATGCGCGCAGCACACCCACCGCGCAGAGCATCGCCACCAGGTACGGCAGCAGGCTCTTGGCGACGTCGAAGCCTTCTTTCGCACCTTCGACGAAGGTTTCGTACACCGGCACCTTCTTCAGCCAGCCGACGACGAGGAACAGCATGATGATGCCGAACAGCGTCAGGTTGCCCAGCAGCGAGGACAACTGCGCCAGCGCCGTGGCGGACAGCCCGGCGAGCAAGGCCATGAAGGCGCCCAGCGCCAGGGCGCCAGGAATCAGATAGGCCAGCACCACCGGGTCCCACAGGCGCAGGCGCTGCATCACCGCCACGCTGAGCAGGCCGACCAGCGTCGAAGCGCTGGTGGCCAGCAGGATCGGCAGGAACACCAGGGTCGGGTCCGCCGCGCCCTGCTGGGCGCGGTACATGAAGATGGTCACCGGCAGCAGGGTCAGCGATGAGGCGTTGAGCACCAGGAAGAGGATCTGCGCGTTGCTCGCGGTGGTGCTGCTGGGGTTGAGCTCCTGCAGCGCCTTCATGGCCTTCAGGCCGATGGGGGTGGCAGCGTTGTCCAGGCCCAGGCCGTTGGCGGCGAAGTTCAGGGTGATCAAGCCGATGGCCGGGTGGCCGGCGGGGACTTCCGGCATCAGGCGACGGAACAGCGGGCCGAGCAGCACGGCGAGCTTCTCCACCAGGCCGGCCTTCTCGGCGATGCGCAGGAAGCCCAGCCACAGGGTCAGGGTGCCGAACAGCAGCACCATGACTTCCACCGACAGCTTGGCCATGGCGAACAGGCTTTCCACCATGGCGGCGAACACGCCAGCGTCGCCCCCGAGCAGCCAGCGGGAAAGCGCGGTCACCGCCGCGACAATGAAGAAGCTCAGCCACAGGCCGTTGAGCATGGATCGTCCCCCTTGGAATGGCCCGGATGATAGCGGCACGGACCCTACCGGCGCCAGAAACGACAAGGCCCCGGACAATGCCGGGGCCTTGTGGATAACCGTTGCGGGTCAGTGAGTGGCGGGGCTTTCCTTGCCGTCGGCGCTTTCACCTTCCAGGAAGGCTTCGACGCGGCCATTCTGCATCGCCTGCCAGTAGCGCGCGCCTTTCTCCGCGTCGTACACGCCTTCCCACTTGGAGATCACCAGCACGGCCAGGGCGTTGCCGATCACGTTCAGCGCGGTACGGGCCATGTCCATGATGCGGTCGACGCCGGCAATGAAAGCCAGGCCTTCCAGCGGAATGCCCACGCTGCCCAGGGTGGCCAGCAGCACCACGAAGGAGACGCCCGGCACGCCGGCGATGCCCTTGGAGGTGACCATCAGGGTCAGCACCAGCATCAGCTGCTGGCCGATGGACAGGTCGATGCCGTAGAGCTGGGCGATGAAGATCGCCGCGATGCTCTGGTACAGGGTCGAGCCGTCGAGGTTGAACGAGTAGCCGGTGGGCACCACGAAGCTGCTCACTGCCTTGGGCGCGCCATAGGCTTCCATCTTCTCGATGATGCGCGGCAGCACGGTCTCGGAGCTGGCGGTGGAATACGCCAGGACCAGTTCATCCTTGAAGATGCGCATCAGCTTGATGATGGAGAAGCCGAACAGCCGCGCGGCCAGGCCCAGCACCATGAAGGCGAAGAAGGCGATGGCGAAGTACACCAGCACCACCAGCTTGGCCAGCGGCAGCAGCGAGGCGAAGCCGAAGTTGGCCACCGTCACGGCGATCAGCGCGAACACGCCGATGGGGGCGTAGCGCATGATCATGTGGGTGACGCGGAACATGGCCTCGGCCACGCCCTGGAACATCTTCACCAGCGGCTCGCGGGTCGGCGCCGGCAGCGAGGACAGGCCCAGGCCGAACATCACCGAGAAGAAGATGATCGGCAGCATTTCGCCGCGCGCCATGGCCGCGAAGATGTTCGACGGGATCAGGTTGAGGATGGTCTCGATGAACGCGTGGTGGTGTTCGACTTCCTTGGCGGTCTGCGCGTACTGGGAGATATCCACAGTGCCCAGGGTGCTCATATCGATGCCGGCGCCGGGCTGGAAGATGTTCGCCAGCAGCAGGCCGACCACGATGGCGACCGTGGTGATGATTTCGAAGTAGATGATGGTCTTCAGACCGATCCGTCCGAGCTTCTTCGCGTCACCCATCCCGGCGATGCCGACGATGAGCGAGGAGATGACGATCGGAACGACGATCATCTTGATCAGGCGGATGAAGATGTCGCCCGCCGGCTGGAGGATGTTGCTGATCCACCAGGCCTTTTCCGCGCTGAAATGGTTGAGCGCGGCGCCCAGTGCAATTCCGAGTACCAGGCCGATGAGGATCTGCCAGGCGAGGCTGAGCTTGGCTTTGCCCATAGTGAGTCACCCTTGATTCTTGTGGAAGTCGGGGTCGCCGAGCCATCGGGATGCCGACGGCCAGCGAAAAAAGGGGCGCATGATTCCGACCCACCCCTTCCCCGTCTAATGCCGGAAACGCCTACCCCATGCACAATCGGCATAGGAAAAGGCATCTGAAACCTTGGTTCCAGGTCGTAAGACCCTTGATTTTCTGCATGACACAGGTTCCTCGATGCCTGCCACGCAGCGCTCTGCAAAGCCGTCTAGGCTTGCTGCTGATCGGCCATCAATGGCCCGGATTGTTCGGATGCGAAGTCCGCGCGCGCTCACGGGCGGATTCTTGTTACCGGATGTACGGTCGCCGCGAGGGGACCGTCATGGATGGCCGAGGGCGAGGAAAATGGCCCTTCGACTGCGAGGCTGGCGGGAAAGCAGGCCCTGTGGATAAGTGCCGGATTCCGCTCTTCATTATTGAGGTGCCGGATTGCCGATAAATCGGCCGACGGGAACCGGCGAGGCATTGTAGGACGTTTCCCGGTAACTCCGAATTGACTGACATCAGTGAAGTTCGAGCGGGTTCGAGCGAAGGCGCGATTAGGCTACTCCGCCGCGCCGGCTCGAAGCTCAAAGCGTGGTAAATCTCGGAAAAGGATGCTCTATGACGCGACGCTTCGTAGTACCTGCCCTGCTCTTCGCGGGCACCCTGGCACTGGTCGGTTGTTCCAGCCAGAAGCCCGATTCCTCCCAGTTCTCCGGCTTCCTCGGCGACTACTCCCAGCTCAAACCCGCGGTTTCCCCCAGCGGCGAGCCGGTACTGCGCTGGATCGATCCGCAACTGAAGCTGCAGAACTACAGCTCGGTACTGGTCGAACGGCCGGTCTATTACCCACCGCCCAAACCCAGCGCCAATCTCGACCAGAAGACCCTCGATGAGATCCCGGACTACCTCAAGCAGCAGGTCGAGCTGCAGCTGGGCAGCCGCTACCGCATCGTCCAGCAGGCCGACCGCGACACGCTGGTGCTGCGCACGGCGATCAGCGGCGTGGATGTCTCAAATGAAGGCCTGCATGCGTACGAGGTCATTCCGATCGCACTGGTCGTGGCGGCGACGTCCACCGCCATCGGCACGCGCGATCAGGACACCGAGGTGTATGTGGAATTCGAAGCATTGGATGGCGCGACCAGCAAGCCGGTCGCCAAGGTGGTGCGCAAGGGCGCAGGCAAGACACTGGAGAACTCCAGTACCCACCTGACCCTCGACGATCTGAAGCCGGTGCTCGACGGCTGGGCGCGCGACGCGGCCAACTTCAAGCCCTGACTTGTTGGCGTTCCGGAACCGGTGCGAGCCTGTCGCACCGGTTCCGCACGCCTTGCCTGACCCAGCCCGCTGACGCGGAGGTACTCCCTGTACCCCTAGGTCGTTCAGGACATGGCGCATCCCGAACATCCCGGCTCCCTGGCCATGCGTACGCCGTAACGGCTACGCGGTAGTCGAAATCGCTGGATCAGTACCAGTTCGGATCGCTCTTGAGCTGATCATCGAGGATCCGCTTCACGTCGTCGTCCGGTTCACCGAGCCAGCGGAAGCTGGCGTGCTTGCTCGGCGACTTGTCTGCCGGCAGGTTCTCGGGAACCTTCACGTACAACGCGTAGGCCTTGTCCTTGTCCCAGGTAAAGGCCACGTACAACCGATGGGCGCTGCAGTTGCTCGGCTCGCACAGCCCGCCCACCAGGAATTTGTCGCCCTGCTCGTCCACCGCCTGCATTGGCGTGGCCGTGCCGCTGAGGTTCATCACCCAGTCCGGCA includes these proteins:
- a CDS encoding pitrilysin family protein translates to MRWLFLPLLSLLLSAWSHADQRQTVEAYQLENGMGVLFKPTREKGHVSIRLIVGVGFSDFACAQRQLPHLMEHLFFSGLDGGDEADLEARMQALGGQWNAYTSEGDTAFVVESPASTQRQVLDLLLEIITRTQLDNRKIESTKQVLVREDGGHYSHLQRWLDHQNVSRAGQEQLAVELGLSCAERAPVDNLTQAQLEQLRKDWYVPSNMTLIIVGDLDPRLPVYLSRTYGALVDHDTPERRDLPEMKGTAERERSLTTGLFGESAVLHWIFPEPADADGAALDLLQAYLNDALYTELRVRRELSYGPWSERTAWANQGFLSLNADVEREDQQVTQRAMRELVDKIRHDGLDPQRFARIQRVARAQLAWSTPGNSTLADYYWGALADFDDGHFPDEDKRLAKVSLKQANAVAQQVFKDEGYLRIEKPLLDDDMVYPLAALGALLLAGLIGLALWRRRG
- a CDS encoding GNAT family N-acetyltransferase, which gives rise to MIPNPTAELAALGAAGADHWIETLDDGSHVLIRPLRSEDRERERLFLERLSPMTRKFRFHGEVKIDDKLLDRLMDVDYQTTMAFIALTHVDGELREVGISRYAAVDNQQCECAVTVADDFKQLGLGLALMRHLIDVAKRNGFAQMYSIDSSMDRDMRDMARELGFRAQVDPDDSCQVIRRLAL
- a CDS encoding MFS transporter, with translation MASNNSKAKAVFRVVSGNFLEMYDFMVYGFYATAIAKTFFPGDDPFASLMLSLATFGAGFLMRPLGAIFLGAYIDRHGRRQGLIITLGLMAMGTLLIAFVPGYGTLGVAAPLLVLLGRLLQGFSAGVELGGVSVYLAEIATPGKRGFFVSWQSASQQVAVVFAGLLGVILNHWLSPQDMGEWGWRVPFFVGCLIVPALFIIRRSLEETPEFQKRKHRPSLTEVLRSIGQNFGLVLAGTAMVVMTTVSFYLITAYTPTFGKNELHLSDFDSLLVTMCIGLSNFIWLPVMGALSDRIGRKPLLLAATVLALVTAYPMLSWLVAEPSFARLLEVELWLSFLYGSYNGAMVVALTEVMPADVRTTGFSLAYSLATATFGGFTPAVCTWLIHTLDNKAAPGIWLSGAAALGLLATLVLFRKGARVREGALSAASA
- a CDS encoding spore maturation protein; the protein is MLNGLWLSFFIVAAVTALSRWLLGGDAGVFAAMVESLFAMAKLSVEVMVLLFGTLTLWLGFLRIAEKAGLVEKLAVLLGPLFRRLMPEVPAGHPAIGLITLNFAANGLGLDNAATPIGLKAMKALQELNPSSTTASNAQILFLVLNASSLTLLPVTIFMYRAQQGAADPTLVFLPILLATSASTLVGLLSVAVMQRLRLWDPVVLAYLIPGALALGAFMALLAGLSATALAQLSSLLGNLTLFGIIMLFLVVGWLKKVPVYETFVEGAKEGFDVAKSLLPYLVAMLCAVGVLRASGALEMALGGIRWLVEGVGWDTRFVDALPTALVKPFSGSAARAMLLETMQSHGVDSFPALVAATVQGSTETTFYVLAVYFGAVGIQRARHAVGCALLADLAGVLASIGVCYWFFA
- the gltP gene encoding glutamate/aspartate:proton symporter GltP, with the translated sequence MGKAKLSLAWQILIGLVLGIALGAALNHFSAEKAWWISNILQPAGDIFIRLIKMIVVPIVISSLIVGIAGMGDAKKLGRIGLKTIIYFEIITTVAIVVGLLLANIFQPGAGIDMSTLGTVDISQYAQTAKEVEHHHAFIETILNLIPSNIFAAMARGEMLPIIFFSVMFGLGLSSLPAPTREPLVKMFQGVAEAMFRVTHMIMRYAPIGVFALIAVTVANFGFASLLPLAKLVVLVYFAIAFFAFMVLGLAARLFGFSIIKLMRIFKDELVLAYSTASSETVLPRIIEKMEAYGAPKAVSSFVVPTGYSFNLDGSTLYQSIAAIFIAQLYGIDLSIGQQLMLVLTLMVTSKGIAGVPGVSFVVLLATLGSVGIPLEGLAFIAGVDRIMDMARTALNVIGNALAVLVISKWEGVYDAEKGARYWQAMQNGRVEAFLEGESADGKESPATH
- a CDS encoding DUF3313 domain-containing protein — protein: MTRRFVVPALLFAGTLALVGCSSQKPDSSQFSGFLGDYSQLKPAVSPSGEPVLRWIDPQLKLQNYSSVLVERPVYYPPPKPSANLDQKTLDEIPDYLKQQVELQLGSRYRIVQQADRDTLVLRTAISGVDVSNEGLHAYEVIPIALVVAATSTAIGTRDQDTEVYVEFEALDGATSKPVAKVVRKGAGKTLENSSTHLTLDDLKPVLDGWARDAANFKP
- a CDS encoding inhibitor of vertebrate lysozyme family protein, producing MSVTRNLLLSLFLLGAGAQALAAEADKDAQYRLNELVASDPQYRETWQSVIKDESRLPDWVMNLSGTATPMQAVDEQGDKFLVGGLCEPSNCSAHRLYVAFTWDKDKAYALYVKVPENLPADKSPSKHASFRWLGEPDDDVKRILDDQLKSDPNWY